From one Lactiplantibacillus paraplantarum genomic stretch:
- a CDS encoding dihydrolipoyl dehydrogenase family protein has translation MTEQYDVVVIGGGPAGTAMASGLKAHGKKVLIVEADLWGGTCPNRGCDPKKILLSAVEAQQSAQHLQGQGLTGTPKIDWPALMAHKRGYTDGINDGTLNGLKGQDIATLHGQAHFQSDGQLAIGDQVVSATDYVIATGQRPAILPITGHEYFKTSTDFLDLDQMPKRVTFVGGGYVGFELATIANAAGADVHVIHHNDRPLKEFDADLVRDLMAAMTADGVTFDLNTDIHAITKTATGLQLTADDFELTTDLVISSAGRIPNADQLELANVGVTFDRHGIQVNDHLQTANPHIYAIGDVSDTPVPKLTPVAGFEARYLVGELTQAGAAIKYPVIPTQVFAAPKLAQVGIGATVAAEQTDKYRVNTLDMTKWFTYYRFNAQQAQAKVVVEQASGQVVGATLLSDVADEMINYFTLLIEKHVTLAELQRLVLAYPTPASDLQYLY, from the coding sequence ATGACGGAACAGTACGATGTTGTTGTGATTGGTGGCGGTCCGGCCGGCACTGCTATGGCCAGTGGCTTAAAGGCCCACGGTAAGAAGGTGCTGATTGTTGAAGCGGATTTGTGGGGTGGCACTTGCCCTAACCGTGGTTGTGATCCCAAAAAAATTCTGTTAAGTGCAGTTGAAGCCCAACAATCAGCTCAACACTTGCAAGGCCAGGGTCTAACGGGTACACCTAAAATTGACTGGCCAGCGCTGATGGCACATAAACGCGGTTATACGGATGGCATCAATGATGGAACGTTGAACGGACTAAAGGGGCAAGATATTGCGACGTTACATGGTCAAGCGCATTTTCAATCCGACGGTCAGTTAGCGATCGGAGATCAAGTGGTCAGTGCGACTGATTACGTGATTGCCACTGGTCAACGTCCTGCAATCTTACCGATTACCGGGCACGAATATTTTAAGACGAGCACTGATTTCTTAGATTTGGATCAGATGCCCAAACGAGTGACATTCGTTGGTGGTGGCTATGTCGGCTTTGAATTGGCGACGATTGCCAATGCCGCTGGCGCCGATGTTCATGTGATTCATCATAATGACCGTCCGTTGAAAGAATTCGATGCAGATTTAGTTAGAGATTTAATGGCAGCGATGACGGCTGATGGCGTGACGTTTGATCTGAACACAGATATCCACGCCATCACCAAAACGGCGACTGGGCTGCAGCTAACGGCTGATGATTTTGAATTGACGACGGATTTAGTCATCAGTTCAGCGGGACGAATTCCAAATGCGGATCAGTTGGAACTAGCCAACGTGGGTGTAACCTTTGATCGGCATGGCATTCAAGTCAATGATCACTTACAGACGGCTAATCCACATATTTACGCCATTGGTGATGTTAGTGACACGCCGGTACCGAAGTTAACTCCGGTAGCAGGTTTTGAAGCGCGTTATTTAGTTGGCGAATTGACGCAAGCCGGTGCGGCTATTAAGTATCCAGTTATCCCAACGCAAGTTTTTGCGGCACCCAAGCTAGCACAAGTCGGTATTGGGGCTACTGTAGCTGCTGAGCAAACTGATAAATACCGCGTCAATACACTGGATATGACCAAATGGTTTACCTATTACCGATTCAATGCTCAGCAAGCGCAAGCCAAAGTGGTCGTTGAACAGGCCAGCGGTCAGGTCGTTGGGGCTACTTTGTTGAGTGATGTGGCTGACGAAATGATCAATTATTTCACATTACTGATTGAAAAGCACGTGACGTTAGCGGAATTGCAACGGTTAGTGTTGGCTTACCCCACCCCTGCTAGTGATTTACAATATTTATATTAA
- the glpK gene encoding glycerol kinase GlpK, protein MTDKYIMAIDEGTTSTRAIIFDHAGHKVADSQREFPQYFPQPGWVEHNANEIWNAVLSTIANAFIESGIKPAQISGIGITNQRETTIVWDKQTGLPIYNAIVWQSRQTAPIAEKLVKDGYGDLIHQHTGLVTDAYFSATKIRWILDHVKGAQERAEKGELLFGTIDTWLLWKLTGGATHVTDYSNASRTMLFNIHKLAWDQEILQLLNIPAAMLPEVRTNSEVYGKTKDYHFFGSEVPISGMAGDQQAALFGQLAFEPGTVKNTYGTGAFIVMNTGEKPQLSDNNLLTTIGYGINGKVYYALEGSIFVAGSAIQWLRDGIRLVESAPDSERAARESHNENEVYVVPAFTGLGAPYWDSEARGSVFGLTRGTTREDFIKATLQALAYQTRDVVETMKKDSGIEIPVLKVDGGAARNDWLMQFQADILDTQIMRAANLETTALGAAFLAGLSVGYWQDLEELKASYKPGTSFDPEMGPAERTNLYEGWQAAVKATQVFKHTPYHAGK, encoded by the coding sequence ATGACCGACAAGTACATTATGGCAATTGACGAAGGGACAACCAGTACCCGCGCCATTATTTTCGACCATGCAGGCCATAAAGTGGCCGACTCACAACGGGAATTTCCACAATATTTCCCGCAGCCGGGCTGGGTCGAACATAATGCCAATGAAATCTGGAATGCTGTCTTGTCTACTATTGCGAATGCCTTCATTGAATCGGGAATCAAACCCGCTCAAATTAGTGGTATTGGAATTACGAATCAACGGGAAACAACCATCGTTTGGGACAAGCAAACTGGCTTGCCAATCTATAATGCCATTGTCTGGCAATCGCGACAAACCGCGCCAATTGCCGAAAAGCTGGTTAAGGATGGCTACGGTGATTTGATTCATCAACATACTGGTCTAGTAACCGATGCTTATTTTTCTGCGACTAAGATTCGCTGGATCTTGGATCATGTCAAGGGCGCGCAGGAACGGGCGGAAAAGGGCGAGCTGCTCTTTGGAACGATCGATACGTGGCTTCTCTGGAAACTGACTGGAGGGGCGACTCACGTGACCGACTACTCGAATGCGAGTCGGACGATGCTCTTCAATATTCATAAGTTGGCATGGGATCAAGAAATTTTGCAATTATTAAATATTCCTGCCGCAATGTTGCCAGAAGTGCGAACCAACTCCGAAGTTTACGGCAAGACTAAGGATTACCATTTCTTTGGTTCAGAAGTACCTATCAGTGGGATGGCTGGTGACCAACAGGCGGCTTTGTTCGGTCAGCTGGCATTTGAACCAGGCACCGTTAAGAATACTTACGGGACTGGGGCCTTTATCGTGATGAACACCGGTGAAAAACCCCAATTATCTGATAATAACCTATTGACCACGATCGGTTACGGCATCAACGGTAAAGTGTACTACGCCTTGGAAGGCTCGATTTTCGTTGCCGGTTCAGCGATCCAGTGGTTGCGTGATGGGATTCGCCTAGTTGAAAGCGCTCCCGATTCTGAACGGGCGGCGCGCGAATCGCATAATGAAAATGAAGTTTATGTGGTTCCGGCCTTTACTGGTTTAGGGGCACCATATTGGGACTCTGAAGCACGCGGCTCAGTCTTTGGCTTGACGCGTGGCACGACTCGTGAAGATTTTATTAAAGCAACCTTGCAAGCATTGGCTTACCAAACGCGGGACGTGGTTGAAACAATGAAGAAAGATTCCGGTATTGAGATTCCAGTATTAAAAGTTGACGGTGGCGCTGCTCGTAATGACTGGTTGATGCAATTTCAGGCGGATATCTTGGATACGCAAATTATGCGGGCTGCTAATCTGGAAACGACAGCGCTTGGTGCCGCCTTCTTGGCCGGGCTTAGCGTTGGTTATTGGCAGGATTTGGAAGAATTAAAAGCGTCATATAAGCCCGGCACGAGTTTTGACCCTGAGATGGGGCCAGCTGAACGGACGAACTTATACGAGGGATGGCAGGCAGCGGTCAAAGCGACCCAAGTCTTTAAGCACACCCCATACCACGCAGGAAAATAG
- the glpO gene encoding type 1 glycerol-3-phosphate oxidase: MAFSATTRQQNIERLQNETLDLLVIGGGITGAGVAIQSTAMNMKTGLIDMQDFAEGTSSRSTKLVHGGIRYLKTFDVGVVADTVKERAVVQGIAPHIPKPDPMLLPIYDETGATFDLFSVKVAMDLYDKLAEVKDPKFTNYTLSREEVLQREPQLNPKHLVGGGVYLDFRNNDARLVIENIKKAHENGGIMASHVKATGLLHDDDGRINGITAEDLLTGESFEIHARIVINTTGPWSDTIRKMDHTEKYQSQMRPTKGVHLVVDAEKLPVPQPTYFDSGDQDGRMIFVVPRENKTYFGTTDTDYHGDLKHPTVTQEDVDYLLEIINRRFPTAKITLDDIEASWAGLRPLIAANGSSDYNGGNSGKISDKSFKEVIKVVDQFESQEASREDVESVLNDLESSLAEDKLNPSAVSRGSSLTSSPDGLLTLAGGKITDYRKMAAGAMALIAKILADKYDAHFNEINSKNLPVSGGDIDPHNVDATIAFYAKQGTDNGLANDEALRIANMYGSNAARVFSLIGKVEPTHGLSLAETISLRYALDEEMTLTPVDYLLRRTNHLLFMRDTLDDLKDGVIATMADYLGWDAATVKAQTELLNQTIAESDLTALKQG, translated from the coding sequence ATGGCATTTTCAGCAACGACGCGTCAACAAAATATTGAACGCTTACAAAATGAAACGCTAGATTTACTCGTTATCGGTGGTGGGATTACCGGTGCCGGTGTCGCCATTCAATCAACCGCCATGAACATGAAGACCGGATTGATCGATATGCAAGACTTTGCAGAAGGGACTTCATCACGGTCGACGAAACTGGTCCATGGGGGCATTCGCTACTTAAAGACATTTGACGTGGGGGTAGTCGCCGATACCGTTAAAGAACGGGCGGTCGTCCAAGGGATTGCGCCACACATTCCTAAGCCCGACCCAATGTTATTGCCGATTTATGATGAGACGGGGGCGACATTTGACCTCTTTTCTGTCAAAGTGGCGATGGATCTGTATGATAAGCTCGCCGAAGTTAAAGATCCTAAATTCACTAATTACACCCTTTCGCGCGAGGAAGTCTTACAGCGGGAACCACAGTTGAACCCCAAGCACTTAGTCGGTGGCGGTGTTTACCTTGATTTCCGGAATAATGATGCGCGCTTAGTGATTGAAAACATTAAGAAGGCTCACGAAAATGGTGGGATTATGGCAAGCCACGTGAAGGCAACCGGCCTCTTACATGATGATGATGGCCGGATCAATGGGATTACTGCTGAAGACTTATTGACTGGTGAATCGTTCGAGATTCATGCCCGAATCGTCATCAATACGACCGGTCCATGGTCAGACACGATTCGTAAGATGGACCATACTGAAAAGTATCAATCCCAGATGCGGCCAACCAAGGGTGTGCATTTAGTCGTTGACGCTGAGAAACTTCCGGTACCGCAACCAACCTATTTTGATTCTGGTGATCAGGATGGCCGGATGATCTTCGTGGTGCCACGTGAAAACAAGACGTATTTCGGAACGACTGATACAGATTACCATGGCGATCTGAAACACCCGACCGTTACGCAAGAAGATGTTGATTACTTGTTGGAGATCATCAACCGTCGTTTTCCAACTGCCAAAATCACCTTAGATGATATTGAGGCTAGTTGGGCCGGCTTACGGCCACTGATTGCGGCTAATGGTAGCTCCGATTATAACGGTGGCAATTCAGGGAAGATCAGCGATAAGAGCTTCAAGGAAGTTATCAAAGTTGTTGATCAGTTTGAAAGTCAGGAAGCCAGTCGTGAAGACGTTGAAAGTGTCCTGAACGATTTAGAAAGTTCACTGGCCGAAGACAAGTTGAATCCATCGGCCGTTTCACGCGGTAGTTCGTTGACTAGTAGCCCTGATGGATTGTTAACGCTTGCTGGTGGGAAGATTACTGATTACCGTAAAATGGCTGCGGGTGCCATGGCACTGATTGCCAAAATCTTAGCGGATAAGTATGATGCCCACTTTAATGAAATCAATTCGAAGAATCTTCCCGTTTCTGGTGGCGATATTGATCCGCACAACGTGGATGCAACGATTGCCTTTTATGCTAAACAGGGGACGGATAATGGTTTGGCGAATGATGAAGCGTTGCGGATTGCCAATATGTACGGTTCCAATGCTGCGCGGGTCTTTAGTTTGATTGGTAAAGTTGAACCGACGCATGGTCTCAGCTTAGCCGAAACGATTAGCTTACGTTATGCCTTGGATGAAGAAATGACCCTGACGCCAGTCGACTACTTGCTGCGGCGCACTAACCACTTGTTATTCATGCGAGATACGCTGGATGACTTAAAGGATGGCGTCATAGCGACAATGGCCGATTACCTTGGTTGGGATGCTGCAACGGTCAAAGCACAAACCGAATTATTGAATCAGACGATTGCTGAATCGGACTTAACAGCACTGAAGCAGGGCTAA
- a CDS encoding MIP/aquaporin family protein: protein MMKDPLALQLLGEFLGTFILILLGDGVVAGVTLNKSKAQNAGWVAITLGWGFAVTMGVYASSFMSPAHLNPAVSLGMAVAGKFPWAYVIPYSAAQIAGGVIGGLVVWLHYYPHWQATKDAGAILGIFATGPGIRRYFWNFISEVIGTFVLVFGLLAFTKGQFTAGLNPIVVGILIIAIGLSLGGTTGYAINPARDLGPRIAHAVLPIANKGTSDWAYSWVPIAGPLVGGALGALLFNVLP from the coding sequence ATGATGAAAGATCCATTAGCACTACAATTGTTGGGGGAATTTCTCGGGACCTTTATCTTGATTCTGTTAGGTGATGGGGTTGTAGCTGGGGTAACACTCAATAAATCCAAAGCGCAAAATGCGGGCTGGGTCGCGATTACCTTAGGTTGGGGATTTGCAGTCACGATGGGCGTCTATGCGTCCAGCTTTATGAGCCCCGCACATCTTAATCCGGCGGTCTCACTAGGAATGGCAGTGGCCGGTAAGTTCCCATGGGCCTACGTGATTCCATATAGTGCGGCTCAGATTGCTGGTGGGGTGATTGGTGGCCTCGTGGTTTGGTTGCACTACTACCCACACTGGCAAGCAACTAAGGATGCTGGCGCGATTCTCGGCATTTTTGCAACCGGTCCTGGTATCCGGCGGTATTTCTGGAACTTTATCAGTGAAGTGATTGGAACGTTCGTCCTAGTCTTTGGCTTGTTAGCCTTCACGAAAGGCCAATTTACGGCGGGATTAAACCCGATTGTTGTCGGAATTCTGATTATCGCTATCGGGCTATCTCTGGGTGGAACGACCGGGTATGCAATTAACCCGGCCCGGGATTTAGGTCCCCGCATTGCGCACGCGGTATTGCCCATCGCCAATAAGGGGACATCTGATTGGGCCTACAGTTGGGTGCCAATCGCTGGACCATTGGTTGGTGGTGCGTTAGGCGCACTGTTGTTTAATGTATTGCCATAA
- a CDS encoding helix-turn-helix domain-containing protein translates to MTKVTKRFYNDELETTELYTEAWKMEKTQVKDISDLLVWHHYWVDADGELWSDFDDPMENPKADFEAYRARKNYLKPEQIKQFRQNTGLTVRALSFYLGMGSSTLSQLENNKRVQTKEQDSLLKMAIDYFRLNGELPELGHESSQNDLDCLINTTLAVGTYATSCSYHETISNDELFEYDLNNMNSEAS, encoded by the coding sequence ATGACGAAGGTTACAAAAAGGTTTTACAATGATGAACTGGAAACAACTGAGCTGTATACAGAAGCTTGGAAGATGGAGAAAACGCAGGTAAAAGATATCTCGGACTTGCTCGTCTGGCATCACTATTGGGTAGATGCAGATGGGGAGCTTTGGAGTGATTTTGATGATCCGATGGAAAATCCTAAAGCTGACTTTGAGGCGTATCGTGCCAGAAAGAATTATCTCAAGCCTGAGCAGATCAAACAATTTCGCCAGAATACTGGACTAACGGTTCGTGCGTTGTCCTTTTATCTAGGCATGGGGTCATCAACATTATCTCAATTGGAGAACAATAAACGAGTACAAACTAAAGAACAGGATAGCTTATTGAAAATGGCGATTGACTATTTCCGGTTGAATGGAGAATTACCTGAGCTAGGACATGAATCGTCACAGAATGATTTAGATTGTTTGATTAATACTACGCTTGCAGTTGGTACCTATGCGACAAGTTGTTCGTATCATGAAACAATCAGTAATGATGAGTTATTCGAATATGATTTAAATAATATGAATAGTGAGGCGTCGTAA
- a CDS encoding protein-export chaperone SecB: protein MAVLNFKGYIVEDSSYQRNNNYVPVAKPVNLTPDIETTNDVQGSNILVKLRVSVGSTSNKAMPFRASITINGTFEFNVSEDDSGVGVDMLIRNNAVAILYPYARALIANLTLSSNEYPAVTLPTINVAKVLANSER from the coding sequence ATGGCTGTTCTAAATTTTAAAGGCTATATTGTTGAAGATAGCAGTTATCAAAGAAATAATAATTACGTTCCGGTGGCTAAACCAGTAAATTTAACGCCGGATATTGAGACGACTAATGACGTGCAGGGTAGTAACATTCTAGTTAAGTTACGCGTTAGTGTTGGATCAACATCTAACAAGGCGATGCCTTTCAGAGCAAGCATTACGATTAATGGAACGTTTGAATTTAATGTTTCTGAAGACGACAGTGGTGTAGGTGTCGATATGTTGATTCGGAATAATGCCGTTGCGATTCTGTATCCATATGCACGAGCACTCATCGCTAATCTAACGTTATCTTCAAATGAATACCCAGCCGTAACGTTGCCAACAATCAACGTTGCTAAGGTGTTAGCAAACAGTGAACGATAG
- a CDS encoding sugar O-acetyltransferase: MTNNNDRLHTGELYLPNDPELEKRQFGYLDLLYDFNQTRPSELTKRQILLSKMFAEIGPQCYIEPPFHSNFGGHHVHFGKGVYANFNLTLVDDTHIYVGDYTMFGPNVTIATAGHPILPSLREQAYQYNMPVHIGRNCWFGAGAIVLPGITIGDNVVVGAGSIVTKDLPDNVVAVGNPAHILRHINDHDRQYYFKDRQIDPNLLN, translated from the coding sequence ATGACTAATAATAATGATCGCCTTCATACCGGCGAACTCTACTTGCCTAACGACCCTGAACTTGAAAAACGCCAATTTGGCTATCTCGATCTGCTCTATGATTTCAACCAAACTCGGCCCAGCGAACTAACCAAGCGCCAAATTCTACTTAGCAAGATGTTCGCAGAAATCGGCCCGCAGTGTTACATCGAACCACCGTTCCACAGTAACTTTGGTGGGCACCACGTCCACTTCGGCAAGGGGGTTTACGCCAACTTCAACCTAACACTAGTCGATGATACCCATATTTACGTTGGCGACTACACGATGTTCGGCCCCAACGTGACAATTGCAACCGCGGGCCATCCGATTTTGCCATCATTGCGCGAACAAGCTTATCAGTACAATATGCCAGTTCATATCGGCCGTAACTGTTGGTTCGGCGCAGGTGCCATCGTACTACCCGGTATTACGATTGGCGACAATGTCGTCGTTGGCGCTGGCAGCATCGTGACCAAAGACTTACCCGATAACGTCGTCGCCGTGGGGAATCCCGCCCATATCTTGCGACACATTAATGATCACGACCGTCAGTACTACTTTAAAGACCGCCAGATTGATCCTAACTTGTTAAATTAG
- a CDS encoding MFS transporter, with the protein MQPRLITTVSILSLSTVTGITTVITGIIPQLKRTFPTVPTTMIEWVVTIANCSALITLLLNPRLTNRWGLRPVVISGLLISAIMGLIPAITTNFTVIMVSRLGLGLGVGLFSPHAISLLTHSFTGDLRARLLGYQTGLSALGNAILLGLAGILIGLSWHAVFWLYGLLIMIAVGVACFVPEPAEPAKTTPTNQSTTEKTRLPRRQWTLLGLTFMTYLLIWGVQLKLPSYFSARHFGNAATINLTLAAMNIGGLLAGLTFGYLYRYLHRFTLTLGYAGAAISVLVLWLAPNANVAISAAVFFNFIYSYTGPYLVFTSNTGLDGSQVNVLSSYLTIATIISAFFAPLIWNGLGHFGPQTLTANVLVWIMLILGSLAIMTGCHQPRKEA; encoded by the coding sequence ATGCAACCACGGTTGATCACCACAGTCAGTATTCTTAGCCTCTCTACGGTGACGGGAATCACTACCGTTATTACGGGCATCATTCCTCAGCTTAAACGGACCTTTCCCACCGTTCCGACGACGATGATCGAGTGGGTCGTCACGATTGCCAATTGTAGTGCGTTAATCACGCTGTTGCTCAACCCGCGACTAACGAATCGGTGGGGCTTGCGACCGGTCGTGATTAGTGGGCTCTTAATCAGTGCCATCATGGGGCTGATTCCCGCTATCACGACTAACTTTACCGTCATCATGGTCAGTCGGCTCGGATTAGGCTTAGGTGTCGGCCTCTTTTCACCACACGCCATCAGCTTGTTGACCCACAGCTTTACCGGTGATTTGCGGGCCCGACTGTTAGGTTACCAGACGGGCCTCTCAGCCCTTGGTAACGCAATATTGCTAGGATTGGCGGGCATTCTAATTGGCCTTAGCTGGCACGCCGTCTTTTGGTTGTACGGGCTGCTCATTATGATCGCAGTGGGCGTTGCCTGCTTCGTTCCCGAACCTGCCGAGCCAGCAAAAACGACCCCAACGAATCAGTCGACCACCGAAAAAACGCGACTACCGCGGCGTCAATGGACATTACTTGGCCTCACTTTTATGACCTACTTGCTCATCTGGGGCGTTCAATTAAAGCTGCCGAGTTACTTTAGCGCCCGCCATTTTGGTAACGCTGCCACCATCAATCTAACCTTAGCAGCCATGAATATCGGCGGTTTGCTGGCCGGCCTGACCTTTGGCTATCTGTACCGGTATTTGCACCGGTTCACCCTAACCTTAGGCTATGCCGGCGCTGCTATTTCGGTCTTAGTATTGTGGTTAGCCCCCAATGCGAACGTAGCAATCAGTGCCGCCGTGTTCTTTAACTTTATTTACTCGTACACCGGACCATACCTAGTCTTCACTAGCAATACTGGCTTGGACGGCTCCCAAGTCAACGTTCTAAGCAGTTACTTGACGATTGCCACCATCATTAGCGCGTTTTTTGCCCCACTCATCTGGAACGGACTCGGTCACTTTGGCCCGCAGACCCTTACTGCTAACGTTTTAGTATGGATTATGCTAATTCTCGGAAGCTTAGCGATAATGACTGGTTGCCACCAACCACGAAAGGAAGCTTAA
- a CDS encoding Cof-type HAD-IIB family hydrolase — MIKLIATDMDGSFLRDDMTYDEAQFALLYQQLQLRGVRFVIASGNQYFQLKSFFKDYPEMIYLAENGAYIRDADHVYALNAFQPDAIQTILTKIQTIPDLKLLVCGAKSAYTLATTDPEHVAQMRHYYHHLAVVESYDQLDDDIMKFAITCPPERTTAIVTELRELLTGIAEPTSSGHGDIDIIQPGMNKAAGLAQLGQVLGINLADMAAFGDGGNDLEMLREVGCGVAMANAQPAVTAVANATTGTNQEQGVLQWIKHWLEA, encoded by the coding sequence ATGATTAAATTAATAGCAACTGATATGGATGGCAGCTTTTTGCGTGACGATATGACTTACGACGAAGCTCAATTTGCACTGCTTTATCAACAATTACAACTACGGGGCGTGCGGTTCGTGATTGCGAGTGGCAATCAATACTTTCAACTCAAGTCCTTCTTCAAGGACTATCCTGAGATGATCTACCTTGCTGAAAATGGGGCCTACATCCGCGATGCCGACCACGTTTACGCACTTAACGCTTTTCAGCCAGACGCAATCCAGACGATTCTGACTAAGATTCAAACCATCCCGGATTTAAAGCTACTGGTTTGCGGTGCCAAAAGTGCTTACACCCTAGCGACCACTGATCCCGAGCACGTGGCGCAAATGCGACATTATTATCATCACTTAGCCGTCGTTGAAAGCTACGATCAGCTTGACGATGATATTATGAAGTTCGCCATCACGTGTCCACCAGAACGCACCACCGCGATTGTAACTGAACTCCGTGAGTTACTGACGGGTATCGCCGAACCAACCAGCAGTGGTCACGGCGACATCGACATTATCCAACCCGGCATGAATAAGGCAGCGGGCTTAGCGCAACTCGGGCAAGTATTAGGAATCAACCTCGCTGACATGGCCGCATTTGGCGATGGCGGTAACGACCTAGAAATGCTCCGGGAAGTCGGCTGCGGCGTCGCCATGGCGAATGCTCAACCAGCCGTGACGGCCGTAGCCAACGCCACGACAGGTACAAACCAAGAACAAGGTGTCTTACAGTGGATCAAGCACTGGTTGGAGGCATAA
- a CDS encoding AraC family transcriptional regulator, translating into MKILHETVQTIPRLPFKYYEHDPLTDINVAPHWHQGIELNYLVSGTTLKFVTDGHTTEYRPGDLWTTNRRVVHSASGPTEVDWVEFGLIIDDDFLQAKLPASVNWQLTLNGAASAKAHPQAYANVRQQLVAIHDLLMTPTTDLLRLQILSHFYQLLVTLGQTFTVPLTTTAVTPNLTLTDTVMNAINQHYAEPIDGNALAEQFHVSLTTLNQQFNANVQLSVNRYLRLIRLMNARRLLLETDLKIEYIAMQCGFPNSKTFNRNFKSWKGMTPTDYRQAYARYHRIDTSCL; encoded by the coding sequence ATGAAAATCTTACACGAGACGGTCCAAACGATCCCCCGTCTCCCCTTTAAATATTACGAACATGATCCATTGACTGATATCAACGTTGCCCCACATTGGCACCAAGGGATTGAATTGAACTATCTCGTCAGCGGCACAACTCTAAAATTCGTCACCGATGGCCACACAACTGAATATCGTCCTGGTGATCTGTGGACTACTAATCGACGGGTCGTCCACAGTGCTAGTGGCCCCACCGAAGTTGACTGGGTGGAGTTCGGTCTCATCATTGACGACGACTTCTTACAGGCCAAACTTCCGGCAAGCGTCAACTGGCAATTGACTTTAAACGGGGCCGCTTCGGCTAAGGCCCACCCTCAAGCCTATGCCAATGTTCGTCAACAATTAGTCGCCATTCACGACCTGTTGATGACTCCCACAACTGATCTACTACGGTTACAAATTCTCAGCCATTTTTATCAATTACTGGTGACCCTTGGCCAGACATTTACAGTGCCCCTGACGACTACTGCGGTTACGCCCAATCTGACGTTGACAGATACCGTCATGAATGCGATCAACCAGCACTATGCTGAACCAATCGACGGTAACGCTTTAGCCGAGCAGTTTCACGTCTCACTGACGACTTTGAATCAGCAATTCAACGCGAACGTCCAACTATCCGTTAACCGATACTTGCGGCTCATCCGGCTTATGAACGCGCGACGCCTCTTATTAGAGACTGATCTCAAGATTGAATATATTGCCATGCAATGCGGCTTTCCGAATAGTAAGACGTTCAATCGGAATTTTAAATCTTGGAAGGGCATGACGCCTACCGACTATCGCCAAGCCTATGCCCGTTATCATCGAATTGATACTAGTTGCCTCTAA
- a CDS encoding Cof-type HAD-IIB family hydrolase, with product MTIKLIAIDIDDTLLNSKGELLPSTITAVKEARDQGIKVVLCTGRPLAGAQQYLDALGLTGDDQYVITYNGAVIESIAGRIVAKHLVDNAHYRQLTAFGKEHHVPFNVLDADSTIYTADRDVNWVTVVQAWENQAGLLIRDPDDLPADFQIAKGLFVGEGPQLDAVEAQVKATFDQDLYVVRAATNFLELMHAGVNKGQAVQDLAAVLKLQPDEVMALGDEQNDLPMFAFAGTAVAMGNGSDIAKAHANHVTATNDADGVAAAIRQWALLDYSKN from the coding sequence ATGACAATTAAATTAATCGCGATTGATATTGATGATACGCTCTTGAACAGCAAGGGTGAGCTGTTACCGAGTACGATTACGGCCGTTAAAGAAGCGCGTGATCAAGGAATCAAAGTAGTTCTGTGTACTGGCCGACCACTCGCTGGCGCACAACAGTACTTAGACGCGCTAGGCCTTACCGGTGATGACCAGTACGTGATTACGTATAACGGTGCTGTAATCGAGAGCATTGCTGGCCGGATCGTCGCCAAACATTTAGTGGATAATGCGCACTATCGGCAATTAACGGCGTTTGGGAAAGAACACCACGTGCCCTTTAACGTCCTCGATGCGGACAGTACGATCTATACGGCTGACCGGGACGTTAACTGGGTGACGGTGGTACAGGCGTGGGAGAATCAGGCGGGCCTGTTAATTCGGGACCCTGACGATTTACCAGCTGATTTTCAAATTGCTAAGGGCTTATTTGTGGGTGAAGGCCCGCAGCTTGACGCTGTCGAAGCGCAAGTCAAGGCAACTTTTGATCAGGATTTATACGTGGTCCGTGCGGCAACTAACTTCTTGGAGTTGATGCACGCTGGCGTTAATAAGGGGCAAGCCGTTCAGGATCTAGCCGCTGTTTTAAAACTACAACCAGACGAAGTGATGGCGCTGGGAGACGAACAGAACGATCTACCCATGTTCGCCTTTGCTGGAACAGCCGTCGCGATGGGCAATGGTAGTGACATTGCTAAGGCGCATGCCAATCATGTTACCGCTACTAATGATGCCGATGGGGTCGCGGCTGCGATTCGTCAATGGGCTTTGTTAGACTATTCCAAGAATTAG